A genomic segment from Modestobacter roseus encodes:
- a CDS encoding single-stranded DNA-binding protein produces the protein MKETELTVVGNVVNSPQRSRLASGASVTNFRLASTSRRFDRESQTWTDHRTLFLDVECWGDLGGNVSHTLSKGDPVIVVGELFTHRWESEQGPRSRSQLRAEAVGPDLSRGVAEFRRTPRAAAPAGAVEEPPADAYADRSTDYAPEDYDGGPVTLDDETADELGDGRPLVPSLT, from the coding sequence GTGAAGGAAACCGAGCTCACCGTCGTCGGCAACGTCGTCAACTCCCCGCAGCGCAGCCGGCTGGCCAGTGGCGCCAGCGTCACGAACTTCCGGCTGGCCTCCACCTCCCGCCGGTTCGACCGGGAGAGCCAGACCTGGACCGACCACCGCACCCTCTTCCTCGACGTCGAGTGCTGGGGCGACCTGGGCGGCAACGTCTCGCACACCCTCAGCAAGGGCGACCCGGTGATCGTGGTGGGGGAGCTCTTCACCCACCGGTGGGAGTCCGAGCAGGGCCCGCGCAGCCGCTCGCAGCTGCGCGCCGAGGCGGTCGGACCCGACCTCTCCCGCGGCGTGGCCGAGTTCCGCCGGACGCCCCGAGCGGCGGCGCCGGCCGGTGCGGTCGAGGAGCCGCCCGCCGACGCCTACGCCGACCGGTCCACCGATTACGCGCCCGAGGACTACGACGGGGGGCCGGTGACGTTGGACGATGAGACAGCCGACGAGCTCGGCGACGGCCGCCCGCTGGTCCCGTCGCTGACGTGA
- a CDS encoding ANTAR domain-containing protein has translation MSGAQPSVPPPGDTPLTSLAHQLIEALGRGTWGPDALEVLVGAAVAQLPGCTDASLTSVAPGSTPATVASTSERAVRADTWQYELAQGPCLDAAAGSPLVRASLVDGETPWPEWAPRVVAEAGYAGVLSVRLGSQAHPLGSLNVYGTDAAALAALPAEDAESFAALTSVVLASARRAGHLEEAVERRTVIGQAQGILMERYKMTAADAFALLRGLSQQSNTKLFDLAQELAETGQLPRDASGRPAAGGLPLS, from the coding sequence GTGTCCGGCGCACAGCCGTCCGTGCCGCCCCCCGGCGACACCCCCCTGACCTCGCTCGCCCACCAGCTCATCGAGGCGCTCGGCCGGGGCACCTGGGGCCCCGACGCGCTCGAGGTGCTGGTGGGTGCGGCCGTCGCGCAGCTGCCCGGGTGCACCGACGCCAGCCTGACCTCGGTCGCACCCGGGAGCACGCCGGCCACGGTGGCCTCCACCAGCGAGCGCGCCGTGCGGGCCGACACGTGGCAGTACGAGCTGGCCCAGGGGCCGTGCCTGGACGCTGCCGCCGGCAGCCCGCTCGTCCGCGCCTCCCTGGTCGACGGCGAGACCCCGTGGCCGGAGTGGGCACCGCGGGTCGTCGCCGAGGCGGGGTACGCCGGCGTGCTCAGCGTCCGGCTGGGCAGCCAGGCGCACCCGCTGGGTTCGCTGAACGTCTACGGCACCGACGCGGCGGCCCTGGCCGCGCTGCCGGCGGAGGACGCCGAGTCCTTCGCCGCGCTGACCTCGGTGGTGCTGGCCTCGGCCCGCCGGGCGGGCCACCTGGAGGAGGCGGTCGAACGCCGGACGGTCATCGGCCAGGCCCAGGGCATCCTCATGGAGCGGTACAAGATGACCGCGGCCGACGCGTTCGCGCTGCTGCGCGGCCTGTCGCAGCAGTCCAACACCAAGCTGTTCGACCTCGCCCAGGAACTGGCCGAGACCGGACAGCTCCCCCGGGACGCGTCCGGTCGACCTGCTGCGGGCGGGTTGCCCCTGTCGTAG